One genomic region from Pseudoduganella dura encodes:
- a CDS encoding TolC family protein has protein sequence MKSPTMAAARRLAAPTLALALSGCAAFSPDGGMDAVDRSLQARAGAPAKLLRNDADRRALAEQIRPMLAHPLTADDAVRIALLNNRALQATYWELGIAEADLVQAGRLQNPAFGYQHKQGGGATSIERSLAFNLAGLITAPLASRIEGRLFEQTKLRVAAEAFRVASDTRRAWYEAVAGAQSVDYARQVAGAADASADLAARMRNAGNWSAYDQAREGAFHADAMADAARASKHAAAARERLTRLLGLWGDDAGYRLPDRLPDLPPAPRDLADVEGTALRERLDVQAATQDTEHTAASLGLTRATRFINVLELGAVRERDGGEPVRRGYELTLEIPLFDWGGARTRRAEAVYMQSVNRLAETAVNARGEAREAYFAYRASYDLARHYRDVVIPLRKQLSDETLLRYNGMLLSTFELLADAREQTVAVAAAIEALKEYWLADADLEAALGGRLPAAPAAPAAAPEPVPAPAPVPAPAPAPAPAPAPAPAPAPAPMQQHDHQHDHQRDHGQGQESAQKHGAHQ, from the coding sequence ATGAAATCACCGACAATGGCCGCCGCCAGGCGGCTGGCTGCCCCGACGCTGGCGCTGGCGCTCTCCGGCTGCGCCGCGTTTTCCCCCGATGGCGGCATGGATGCCGTCGACCGTTCACTGCAGGCCAGGGCCGGCGCCCCGGCGAAACTGCTGCGCAACGACGCGGACCGCCGCGCGCTGGCGGAGCAGATCAGGCCCATGCTGGCGCACCCGCTGACCGCTGACGACGCGGTACGCATCGCGCTGCTGAACAACCGCGCCCTGCAGGCCACCTACTGGGAGCTCGGCATCGCCGAGGCCGACCTGGTACAGGCCGGCCGCCTGCAGAACCCCGCCTTCGGCTACCAGCACAAGCAGGGCGGCGGAGCGACCTCGATCGAACGCTCGCTGGCGTTCAACCTGGCTGGGCTGATCACGGCGCCGCTGGCGTCGCGCATCGAAGGGCGACTGTTCGAGCAGACGAAGCTGCGAGTCGCCGCGGAAGCGTTCAGGGTGGCATCGGACACGCGGCGCGCCTGGTACGAAGCGGTGGCCGGCGCCCAGTCCGTCGACTACGCAAGGCAGGTGGCCGGTGCCGCCGATGCCAGTGCGGACCTGGCCGCACGCATGCGCAATGCCGGCAACTGGAGCGCCTACGACCAGGCCCGCGAGGGCGCATTCCATGCCGATGCGATGGCGGACGCGGCGCGCGCTTCGAAGCATGCCGCCGCGGCACGCGAGCGGCTGACGCGGCTCCTCGGCCTGTGGGGCGACGATGCCGGCTACCGGCTGCCCGACCGGCTGCCGGACCTGCCCCCCGCGCCGCGCGACCTGGCGGACGTGGAAGGCACCGCGCTGCGCGAACGCCTCGATGTGCAGGCCGCCACGCAGGACACCGAACATACGGCGGCTTCGCTGGGCCTGACGCGCGCGACCCGCTTCATCAACGTGCTGGAGCTGGGCGCGGTGCGCGAGCGCGACGGCGGCGAGCCGGTGCGGCGCGGGTATGAGCTCACGCTGGAAATCCCGCTGTTCGACTGGGGCGGCGCCCGCACGCGGCGCGCCGAGGCGGTCTACATGCAGTCGGTGAACCGGCTGGCCGAAACGGCCGTCAATGCGCGCGGCGAGGCGCGCGAAGCGTATTTCGCCTACCGCGCGTCGTACGACCTGGCGAGGCATTACCGGGACGTCGTCATCCCGCTGCGCAAGCAACTGTCGGACGAGACGCTGCTGCGCTACAACGGCATGCTGCTCAGCACCTTCGAACTGCTGGCCGATGCGCGCGAGCAGACGGTGGCGGTTGCGGCCGCGATCGAGGCGCTGAAGGAATACTGGCTCGCCGACGCCGACCTCGAAGCCGCGCTGGGCGGCCGGCTGCCGGCGGCCCCGGCCGCACCGGCGGCTGCACCCGAACCAGTACCCGCACCGGCACCAGTACCGGCACCAGCACCGGCACCAGCACCGGCACCAGCACCGGCACCAGCACCGGCACCAGCGCCGATGCAGCAACACGACCACCAGCACGATCACCAGCGCGACCACGGCCAGGGCCAGGAAAGCGCGCAGAAACACGGAGCACACCAATGA
- a CDS encoding EamA family transporter has protein sequence MPHSASLPRSDAIPFAALLLSLISLTAGASLAKQLFPVIGPAGATALRLTFAALILSAVFKPWRVRLKGQWHALAVYGVALGIMNLTFYSSLAYVPLGVAIAVEFIGPLAVAVFTSRRRSDFLWIVLAIGGLAMLLPLDRHAAALDWRGIALALCAGACWAVYILAGKRAAMVHGPAASACGIWIGVVVVAPLGFAYAGAAILQPHVLALGLGVAIVSSAIPYSLEMVALRRLPANTFSILLSAEPAIGALMGLVLLGERLTPNQWGAIGAIIAASAGAAMSSRGRREKTSAGK, from the coding sequence ATGCCGCACTCCGCCTCCCTGCCCCGTTCCGACGCCATCCCGTTCGCCGCGCTGCTGCTCTCGCTGATTTCGCTGACCGCCGGCGCTTCGCTGGCCAAGCAGCTGTTCCCCGTGATCGGCCCTGCCGGGGCGACGGCGTTGCGGCTCACGTTCGCGGCGCTGATCCTGTCGGCGGTGTTCAAGCCGTGGCGCGTCCGGCTCAAGGGGCAGTGGCATGCGCTGGCGGTGTACGGCGTGGCGCTGGGGATCATGAACCTGACGTTTTACTCGTCACTGGCATACGTCCCGCTCGGCGTGGCGATCGCCGTCGAATTCATCGGCCCGCTGGCGGTGGCCGTGTTCACGTCGCGCCGCCGCAGCGATTTCCTGTGGATCGTGCTGGCCATCGGCGGGCTGGCGATGCTGCTGCCGCTGGACCGCCACGCGGCGGCGCTGGACTGGCGCGGCATCGCGCTGGCGCTGTGCGCCGGCGCCTGCTGGGCCGTGTATATCCTGGCCGGCAAGCGGGCCGCCATGGTGCACGGGCCGGCCGCTTCGGCGTGCGGCATCTGGATCGGCGTGGTGGTGGTGGCGCCGCTCGGCTTCGCGTATGCGGGTGCGGCGATCCTGCAGCCCCACGTGCTGGCGCTGGGCCTCGGGGTGGCCATCGTTTCGAGCGCGATTCCCTATTCGCTGGAAATGGTGGCGCTGCGCCGCCTGCCGGCCAACACGTTCAGCATCCTGCTCAGCGCGGAGCCGGCGATCGGCGCGCTGATGGGCCTGGTGTTGCTGGGCGAACGGCTCACGCCGAACCAGTGGGGCGCGATCGGCGCGATCATCGCCGCCTCCGCGGGCGCGGCGATGAGCAGCCGTGGCAGAAGAGAAAAAACCAGCGCGGGGAAATAA
- the trbK gene encoding entry exclusion lipoprotein TrbK, translating into MNHVKPLGRPIVPALVSAVFLAAALAGCGKVDPQLTAQQMTMTDAACTPAEIARIGDGDVRKAFQERCDRREQFKPAGPAN; encoded by the coding sequence ATGAACCACGTGAAACCGCTCGGCCGCCCGATCGTGCCGGCCCTTGTTTCGGCTGTTTTCCTTGCCGCGGCCCTGGCCGGCTGCGGCAAGGTGGACCCGCAACTGACGGCGCAGCAGATGACGATGACCGACGCCGCCTGCACCCCCGCCGAGATCGCCCGGATCGGGGATGGCGACGTGCGCAAGGCGTTCCAGGAACGCTGCGACCGGCGCGAGCAGTTCAAGCCGGCCGGGCCGGCGAACTGA
- a CDS encoding M20/M25/M40 family metallo-hydrolase — protein MKLRKPVLSAIAASLFAMGPAHVTHAADANDAATLASIRDTAMGSDWAYQRLEDMTDLVGPRLSGSPGAAAAVQQVADAMRKLGAKVTLQPVKVPHWVRGEEKGQLVGYTGRPQGVVQNLVLTALGGSGATPAAGLTAPVVIVRDFDELKARAAEVKGKIVLFDVAFDQGMADAGLGGPAYRQGSAFRTRGPALAADLGAAAALVRSVGGADYRLTHTGTTRLEDGKRIPAAAITAEDAMLIARLARRGPVTMELVLTPQTLPDADSFNVIADLPGTDKADEVVIVSGHLDSWDLATGAHDDATGVTASMGVLETLKKLNLKPRRTIRMVAWMNEENGGRGGDTYHKANRGALDKQFAAIESDGGVAGRTFGVQAGIRPQYEKLFAPLQASLAPIGASVLQRRDVIGAGDLHALESDGVPSFTPLIDSSVYFDYHHTPADTFDKVNPDYLKRHVAVMAALTWYLANMEQPIGRAPEQFR, from the coding sequence ATGAAGCTTCGCAAGCCAGTCCTGTCCGCCATCGCCGCCAGCCTGTTCGCCATGGGCCCGGCCCACGTCACCCACGCCGCCGACGCCAACGACGCCGCCACGCTCGCCAGTATCCGCGATACGGCGATGGGCAGCGACTGGGCTTACCAGCGCCTGGAAGACATGACGGACCTGGTCGGCCCGCGCCTTTCCGGCTCGCCCGGGGCGGCGGCGGCCGTGCAGCAGGTGGCCGATGCGATGCGCAAGCTGGGCGCGAAGGTCACGCTGCAGCCGGTCAAGGTGCCGCACTGGGTGCGCGGCGAGGAAAAAGGCCAGCTGGTCGGGTACACGGGCCGGCCGCAGGGCGTGGTGCAGAACCTGGTGCTGACGGCGCTGGGCGGTTCCGGCGCCACGCCGGCCGCGGGCCTCACGGCGCCGGTCGTCATCGTGCGCGACTTCGACGAGCTGAAGGCGCGCGCCGCCGAGGTCAAGGGGAAGATCGTGCTGTTCGACGTGGCGTTCGACCAGGGCATGGCCGATGCCGGCCTGGGCGGCCCGGCCTACCGCCAGGGCTCGGCGTTCCGGACGCGCGGCCCGGCGCTGGCGGCGGACCTGGGCGCCGCCGCCGCGCTGGTGCGTTCGGTCGGCGGCGCCGACTACCGCCTCACGCATACCGGCACCACCCGCCTGGAGGATGGCAAGCGCATCCCGGCCGCGGCCATCACGGCGGAGGATGCCATGCTGATCGCCCGGCTGGCCAGGCGCGGCCCCGTCACGATGGAGCTCGTGCTCACGCCGCAGACCCTGCCGGACGCGGACAGCTTCAACGTGATCGCCGACCTGCCGGGCACCGATAAGGCCGACGAGGTGGTGATCGTATCCGGCCACCTCGATTCGTGGGACCTGGCCACCGGCGCGCACGACGACGCCACCGGCGTGACCGCGTCGATGGGCGTGCTGGAAACGCTGAAGAAGCTGAACCTGAAACCGCGCCGAACGATCCGGATGGTGGCGTGGATGAACGAGGAAAACGGCGGCCGCGGCGGCGACACGTACCATAAGGCGAATCGCGGCGCGCTCGACAAGCAGTTCGCCGCGATCGAAAGCGATGGCGGCGTGGCGGGCCGCACGTTCGGCGTGCAGGCCGGCATCCGCCCGCAATACGAAAAGCTGTTCGCGCCGCTGCAGGCGTCGCTGGCGCCGATCGGCGCCAGCGTGCTGCAGCGCCGCGACGTGATCGGCGCCGGCGACCTGCACGCGCTGGAAAGCGATGGCGTGCCGTCGTTCACGCCGCTGATCGATTCGAGCGTCTACTTCGATTACCATCACACCCCGGCCGACACGTTCGACAAGGTCAATCCGGACTACCTGAAGCGGCACGTGGCCGTGATGGCGGCGCTCACGTGGTACCTGGCGAACATGGAACAGCCGATCGGCCGCGCGCCCGAGCAGTTCCGCTGA
- a CDS encoding GNAT family N-acetyltransferase translates to MLKGPLCTVRHLLNTDLNTFIALVNDLPSRGDYFSSHFKSPEAMRKEFVQHGFVTDDSELFVVEDQYRHIVGVITHFKSRTPTSREIGYRLFDLELAGQGYTTEALRLVTDHLFRVHTWHRLEVLVAPRNVPSVRVAQKCGFSGEGVLREAFFINGRYQDVQVMSLLRPEWERLRG, encoded by the coding sequence ATGCTGAAAGGACCACTCTGCACCGTGCGGCACCTGCTGAACACGGACCTGAACACGTTCATCGCACTGGTGAACGACCTGCCCTCGCGCGGGGATTATTTTTCCAGCCATTTCAAGTCGCCCGAGGCGATGCGCAAGGAGTTCGTGCAGCATGGTTTCGTGACCGACGACAGCGAACTGTTCGTCGTCGAAGACCAGTACCGCCACATCGTCGGCGTCATCACCCACTTCAAGAGCCGCACGCCGACCAGCCGCGAGATCGGCTACCGCCTGTTCGACCTCGAGCTCGCCGGCCAGGGTTACACCACCGAGGCGCTGCGGCTGGTGACCGATCACCTGTTCCGCGTGCATACGTGGCACCGGCTCGAAGTACTGGTCGCGCCGCGCAATGTCCCCTCGGTGCGCGTGGCGCAGAAGTGCGGCTTCAGCGGCGAAGGCGTGCTGCGCGAGGCGTTCTTCATCAACGGCCGGTACCAGGACGTGCAGGTCATGAGCCTGTTGCGGCCGGAATGGGAACGGCTGCGGGGGTGA
- a CDS encoding glycine zipper 2TM domain-containing protein, whose product MQIKKIIGVVLLGAAVTTSSAALAAGDRAFNTAAGAVIGAALGSQTGNGTTGTVVGGVVGGVLGNAISSSDRDRHHDRGYRQERVYAQPQPVYYEAPRPRYVRQAPVYVDRRPVVREYYYEAPRGHGRGHGKGHNKHRHHHDD is encoded by the coding sequence ATGCAGATCAAGAAAATCATCGGTGTGGTGCTGCTCGGTGCCGCAGTGACGACGTCTTCCGCCGCCCTTGCCGCCGGCGACCGTGCATTCAATACCGCCGCCGGCGCCGTGATCGGTGCGGCACTTGGCAGCCAGACCGGCAACGGCACCACCGGCACCGTGGTCGGCGGCGTGGTCGGCGGCGTTCTCGGCAACGCGATCAGCTCCAGCGACCGCGATCGCCACCATGACCGCGGCTACCGGCAGGAGCGCGTGTATGCGCAGCCGCAGCCGGTGTACTACGAAGCGCCGCGGCCGCGCTACGTGCGCCAGGCTCCGGTGTATGTGGACCGCCGCCCCGTGGTGCGCGAGTATTACTACGAGGCGCCGCGCGGCCATGGCCGCGGCCACGGCAAAGGCCACAACAAGCACCGTCACCACCACGACGACTGA
- a CDS encoding histidine phosphatase family protein, whose protein sequence is MPAEISSSLETSGATQAPPSAPKAAPGPGKTSLFVVRHGRTALNAEDRYLGALDPPLDEHGLRQAAELARLLHGQADILACSPRLRARQTAAAMAAAWGIPVHSIGQFAERHVGVYEGLTREEAQAAYPALWEQDITRQWDRAPTGGESIEAVFARVSEGLALLHRDHAGRNVVLVAHGFVAKVIRAIVTGMSWQEFFRYSLKNGQVELYALTREAIAGSPWRGGPPATP, encoded by the coding sequence ATGCCGGCAGAAATTTCCAGTTCCCTCGAAACGTCCGGCGCGACGCAAGCGCCGCCGTCGGCGCCGAAGGCCGCCCCCGGTCCCGGCAAAACATCGCTGTTCGTCGTGCGGCACGGGCGCACCGCCCTGAATGCCGAAGACCGCTACCTGGGCGCCCTCGACCCGCCGCTGGACGAGCATGGCCTGCGCCAGGCAGCGGAGCTGGCGCGGCTGCTTCACGGCCAGGCCGACATACTGGCCTGTTCGCCCCGGCTGCGCGCCCGGCAGACCGCGGCGGCGATGGCGGCCGCATGGGGCATTCCGGTCCATTCGATCGGCCAGTTCGCGGAGCGCCATGTCGGCGTGTACGAAGGATTGACCAGGGAGGAAGCGCAGGCGGCCTATCCCGCGCTATGGGAACAGGACATCACGCGCCAGTGGGACCGCGCCCCCACCGGCGGCGAAAGCATCGAGGCCGTTTTCGCACGGGTTTCCGAGGGGCTGGCGCTGCTGCACCGCGACCACGCGGGGCGCAATGTCGTGCTGGTCGCGCACGGTTTCGTCGCCAAGGTCATCCGCGCGATCGTCACCGGCATGTCCTGGCAGGAGTTCTTCCGTTATTCGCTGAAGAACGGGCAGGTGGAACTGTACGCGCTGACACGGGAAGCGATCGCCGGATCCCCCTGGCGCGGCGGCCCGCCCGCAACGCCCTGA
- a CDS encoding protein kinase domain-containing protein, with protein sequence MNRKGAMPARDTTVALARGHYRLREQVAESVYGTIWRAAGPAGAADVALKLVNADRMARALPGQRERWIASACNEIAFLEALQPWDGRHIVRLVDSGWHDGLPVLALELLSGDLGRHVARRRARDDAPGLPQVLDWIGQLNGALAKVHQHGWRYLDLKPANVLVDAAGGTVKLADFGTNRLLEAAQAHSYCGTANWQAPEQFFPAPGGGYATGRHSDYFALGALYYFLVTGTQLRWCAACGEAYREHLADGARVMLDNGPLPPVLADGEAASFAGALPFVARQPALALLQALLAREPADRPRNALHISRMLDRVRAGLGGRAALVRSSAAALEGRA encoded by the coding sequence ATGAACCGAAAGGGAGCGATGCCAGCCCGCGATACCACCGTCGCCCTCGCCAGGGGCCACTACCGGCTGCGCGAGCAGGTCGCCGAGTCCGTCTACGGCACGATCTGGCGTGCCGCCGGGCCGGCCGGCGCGGCAGACGTGGCGCTCAAGCTCGTGAATGCCGACCGGATGGCGCGCGCCTTGCCCGGCCAGCGCGAGCGCTGGATCGCCAGCGCGTGCAACGAGATCGCGTTCCTCGAGGCGTTGCAGCCATGGGATGGGCGGCACATCGTGCGCCTCGTCGACAGCGGCTGGCATGACGGCCTGCCGGTACTGGCGCTCGAGCTGTTGAGCGGCGACCTGGGACGCCACGTGGCCCGCCGCCGGGCCCGGGACGACGCGCCCGGCCTGCCCCAGGTACTGGACTGGATCGGCCAGCTGAACGGAGCGCTGGCGAAGGTGCACCAGCATGGCTGGCGCTACCTCGACCTGAAACCGGCCAACGTGCTGGTGGACGCGGCAGGCGGCACGGTGAAGCTGGCCGACTTCGGCACCAACCGGCTGCTCGAAGCGGCGCAGGCGCACAGCTATTGCGGCACCGCGAACTGGCAGGCGCCCGAGCAGTTCTTCCCGGCGCCCGGTGGCGGCTATGCGACGGGCCGCCACAGCGACTATTTCGCGCTGGGCGCGCTGTACTATTTCCTGGTGACGGGCACGCAGCTGCGCTGGTGCGCGGCCTGCGGCGAAGCCTACCGCGAACACCTGGCCGACGGCGCCCGCGTCATGCTGGACAACGGCCCGCTGCCGCCCGTGCTGGCCGACGGCGAAGCGGCATCGTTCGCCGGCGCGCTGCCGTTCGTCGCGCGCCAGCCGGCGCTCGCCCTGTTGCAGGCGCTGCTGGCCCGCGAGCCCGCCGACCGCCCGCGCAACGCGCTGCACATCAGCCGGATGCTGGACAGGGTCCGCGCCGGCCTGGGCGGACGTGCGGCGCTGGTGCGCAGCAGCGCGGCGGCGCTGGAGGGACGCGCATGA
- a CDS encoding FtsW/RodA/SpoVE family cell cycle protein yields the protein MSRRLLLALLAGLFGLQLFALSRAPALWLPGAVIVSLDRPGAVTLDAAQLGAVGAGGTRLVIGRGVDGAWRLGAAGPARPLLRRGGADERLGSIDAATLRRFSIGSVTFDSDAVSSETVSSESVSSETAGTETAGVRPDGGGAPAGTLAFTDGRAHWRFDGATLYRDGRAQPPCPEAPWSAHAVSLWNRVAPQALTIARALVFGGNLHCGNRIGVPGVDGGGAQVARRGKALALTAGSAAVLANGTSLRDDERTLDGVQALTLGRTRYGVALDDGRLTLAPAGRVALHAVPETTLSPHVAWQWRRRALWQGGAAAWVLATAAALAVLAVLAVARPVHEGVQRRGNILGPLAGARRHSLLAAAGRGLHCPAAALVLAAGCAALALQRGGDPPPAACSLLLAAGAMGTWLLQPGRVPGATAAALLLAGAGLLSQLNMGLAGMDTGWLRHHGKTAALLAIGSGAIALWRRYPPAASQRRIEWLLAGAAGGALLLLAAQVLWGDETGVFDMQPVEAAKLVLTLLAAHCLALRMGWRADHRAQPGHAARWLRLIAPVLLFFALLGCALVQVDDYSPLILLLLWAGAMAFAYALAARRWVAAGVLGCVALAAVAGVATLRTGGPDHVPASFYGDRFQVWLEPARHPHTGRQVQQGAAAIAAGGWLGADGLLGLASLGQAGGGVMALPAVQDDFAPSFLLHRHGLLAALLLWCAQAALVAGLVQAAVRRGRAGAAARGFRQAWLLRLQAFTLCGGAAFVAGHLLLSWGTNLAILPVMGQPMSFLSAGGSHLLFFLLPLLSAVAGPPQE from the coding sequence ATGAGCCGGCGGCTGCTGCTGGCACTGCTGGCCGGGCTGTTCGGGCTGCAGCTGTTCGCATTGTCGCGCGCGCCGGCGCTGTGGCTGCCGGGCGCCGTCATCGTTTCGCTCGACCGGCCCGGCGCCGTCACGCTCGATGCCGCGCAGCTCGGCGCCGTGGGGGCCGGCGGTACGCGGCTCGTCATCGGCCGGGGCGTGGACGGCGCCTGGCGCCTGGGCGCCGCCGGCCCGGCCCGGCCGCTGCTGCGGCGCGGCGGCGCCGACGAACGGCTCGGCAGCATCGATGCGGCAACCCTGCGCCGTTTCAGCATCGGCAGCGTAACGTTCGACAGCGATGCAGTGAGCAGTGAAACAGTGAGCAGTGAGTCAGTGAGCAGTGAGACAGCGGGCACCGAAACAGCCGGCGTGCGACCGGATGGCGGCGGCGCGCCGGCCGGTACGCTGGCATTTACCGATGGGCGCGCGCACTGGCGTTTCGATGGCGCGACCCTGTACCGCGACGGCCGCGCGCAGCCGCCCTGCCCCGAAGCGCCGTGGTCCGCGCATGCCGTGTCGCTGTGGAACCGCGTGGCACCGCAGGCGCTGACGATCGCGCGGGCGCTGGTCTTCGGTGGAAACCTGCATTGCGGTAACCGCATCGGCGTGCCCGGTGTCGATGGCGGCGGCGCCCAGGTCGCGCGGCGCGGCAAGGCTCTGGCATTGACGGCCGGCTCGGCCGCCGTGCTGGCGAACGGCACCAGCCTGCGGGATGACGAACGAACCCTCGATGGCGTGCAGGCCCTCACGCTCGGCCGCACCCGCTACGGCGTCGCGCTCGATGACGGCAGGTTGACTCTGGCGCCGGCCGGCAGGGTAGCGCTGCACGCGGTGCCCGAAACCACGTTGTCGCCGCACGTGGCCTGGCAATGGCGGCGGCGCGCGCTGTGGCAGGGCGGCGCCGCGGCATGGGTGCTCGCCACCGCGGCGGCGCTTGCCGTGCTTGCCGTGCTTGCCGTGGCGCGGCCGGTGCACGAGGGTGTGCAGCGCCGCGGCAATATCCTCGGTCCGCTGGCCGGCGCGCGCCGCCATTCCCTCCTGGCGGCGGCCGGCCGCGGGCTGCACTGCCCCGCCGCCGCGCTGGTGCTGGCCGCCGGGTGTGCCGCGCTGGCGCTCCAGCGCGGCGGCGATCCGCCGCCCGCCGCCTGCTCGCTGCTGCTGGCCGCCGGCGCGATGGGCACCTGGCTGCTGCAACCCGGCCGCGTACCGGGGGCCACCGCGGCCGCGCTGCTGCTGGCCGGCGCCGGCCTGCTCAGCCAGCTGAACATGGGCCTGGCCGGCATGGATACCGGCTGGCTGCGCCACCACGGCAAGACGGCCGCGCTGCTGGCGATCGGCAGCGGCGCCATCGCGCTGTGGCGCCGTTATCCGCCCGCCGCCTCGCAGCGCCGCATCGAGTGGCTGCTGGCCGGGGCCGCGGGCGGCGCGCTGCTGCTGCTCGCTGCCCAGGTATTGTGGGGCGACGAGACCGGTGTGTTCGACATGCAGCCGGTCGAGGCGGCCAAGCTCGTGCTCACGCTGCTCGCCGCGCACTGCCTGGCATTGCGGATGGGCTGGCGCGCCGATCACCGCGCGCAGCCGGGCCATGCCGCCCGGTGGCTGCGGCTGATCGCCCCCGTCCTGCTGTTTTTCGCGCTGCTCGGCTGCGCGCTGGTGCAGGTGGACGACTATTCGCCGCTGATCCTGCTGCTGCTGTGGGCGGGCGCCATGGCGTTCGCCTATGCGCTGGCGGCGCGGCGCTGGGTGGCTGCCGGCGTGCTGGGCTGCGTTGCCCTGGCCGCCGTCGCCGGCGTCGCCACGCTGCGCACGGGCGGCCCCGATCACGTGCCGGCATCGTTCTATGGCGACCGGTTCCAGGTATGGCTGGAACCGGCGCGCCACCCCCACACGGGCCGCCAGGTACAGCAAGGCGCGGCCGCGATCGCCGCCGGCGGCTGGCTGGGGGCCGACGGCCTGCTCGGCCTGGCCTCGCTCGGCCAAGCCGGCGGCGGCGTAATGGCGCTGCCCGCCGTGCAGGACGATTTCGCGCCGTCGTTCCTGCTGCATCGCCATGGCCTGCTGGCGGCGCTGCTGCTGTGGTGCGCCCAGGCCGCCCTCGTCGCGGGCCTCGTCCAGGCGGCGGTGCGTCGCGGCCGCGCCGGCGCCGCGGCGCGCGGTTTCCGGCAGGCATGGCTGCTGCGGCTGCAGGCGTTTACGTTGTGCGGCGGGGCGGCGTTCGTGGCCGGCCACCTGCTGCTGTCGTGGGGCACCAACCTGGCGATCCTGCCGGTGATGGGGCAGCCGATGAGCTTCCTGTCCGCGGGCGGCAGCCACCTGCTGTTTTTCCTGCTCCCCCTGCTAAGTGCCGTTGCCGGACCACCACAGGAGTAA
- a CDS encoding SH3 domain-containing protein: MSFSDFQLADHHGALAYALGLGLTLVLASLLTPARWWRRPTARGLVILGSGAWAFGALLLHFLAAAPQPIAAASRLADAPAQQASILLPVAGRRYRVHRDLNVRDAAGVASARRAVVPAGSLVTTTGIRDGDWWQIRYDGAGAAGVGWASSLWLRRAAEQ; encoded by the coding sequence ATGTCTTTCTCCGACTTCCAGCTGGCCGACCACCATGGCGCCCTCGCCTACGCGCTCGGGCTGGGGCTGACGCTGGTGCTGGCCTCGCTCCTTACCCCGGCGCGCTGGTGGCGCCGGCCGACGGCGCGCGGCCTTGTCATCCTTGGCAGCGGCGCATGGGCATTCGGCGCGCTGCTGCTGCATTTCCTCGCGGCCGCGCCGCAGCCGATCGCCGCCGCATCCCGGCTGGCCGACGCGCCGGCGCAACAGGCATCCATACTTTTGCCGGTGGCGGGGCGGCGCTACCGGGTCCATCGCGACCTGAATGTGCGCGACGCGGCGGGCGTCGCTTCGGCCCGGCGGGCGGTCGTGCCGGCCGGGTCGCTCGTCACGACGACCGGTATCCGCGACGGCGACTGGTGGCAGATCCGCTATGACGGCGCCGGCGCGGCCGGCGTGGGCTGGGCGAGCAGCCTGTGGCTGCGCCGCGCCGCGGAGCAGTAA